The DNA region TCATTCTCAAAGCCGTTCTCAAAATAATAACCTGCATTAAATGGTATATGATCCTCTATCCACCACTCGCCGTTTTCATACGATAAATCTAATTCGACGAATTGATGAACGGTCAACTCAAAATCTTTGGGGAAAAGTGCTTTATATTCTGCTCTATTAGATTTTGCAAAATTCAGTAATAGATCCACGAATTCAACACTAAATAAACTTCTAATAGACAAATCTTTTAACCCGTTAATGCCACTTTGTTCAGCCAATCTAATGAATGAATTAACATCTTTCGCAAATTCAACGATTAACTCTATTTTATGGTCCTCAAATAACAATCTTTTTAATTCATCAGATGTCCGTGATAAAACGTTTTGTTCATACCCAACAAAACAATAGGCTTCTGGCCGCTGATGATAACTATCAAACCGTGCGCGAACTTGAGAGATGCTGAGAAGATTAATTTCAAATGTGAAGTGATACTGTGCCGCGAAATCTAACGGATTATTATTCCAATCGCGTTGTCGAGTATTTAAACTTAGCATTTCAAAAGCTTCTATATACTTTCCATTGGATAGTAACGACATGTATTTCGTTACAACCGCAAGCATTTCATTTGTATTTAATAAAATATCATCAGGAATTACACTGGTTTTATTAGAATCTTGAGCGTTTTCGTCTGCTGAGATTAAGGTATCAGGAGAATTTTGCTGTAAGACGACGCCGAACTTACCGGTTAACCTATCGAAAACCTTTAATTCAGGAAAAGTAGAAAACAAAACAGGTTCATAAGCTTCCAAATATAGCTGTAACATTAATTGGCATCTTTCTATCGGCTCTAATGCACTCCATGAATTTAACTGTCCCGGTCTCCGTAATTGTAAAAGTTTATAACACGCTCTAAAAAAAATATCATCTTTTAGTGTCACAAATTCTACATCGTCTTTTGTTGAATCTAAAAATTTATTGTATCAATATTTCGGCGAAATATTGATAGGCGCAAACAACTTGGCTATTACATATTGAGTTGTTGTATTCGGAACTAATTCATACCATATTACATTGTCGCGATTTTGTACTGCCTTACGCCTCGGCTCACTCAAATGTTTCAAAAATTCAGTTTTAATCGCATTGTAAAACTTCCTATAGATAAGGTTGGGTATGTCCATAATTGGATAGATATAAGTTCAAATAAATATAGAATTTTCCAATTTTATTATTGGAAATTCCAAAAGACTTTAAAACGTTCTTATCATATCAATTTTGCATCGTAATCAATCTGGTTGAGGATCGGGATTGAGTATCTGATTCTCGTTTACATACGATAAAAAATTTGATTTATGAAGATAAAGTTTTTCAAAGTTATTTCTCACTCGAGTGAGTGGTTTTCGGCTCGTGCCGAATTCAGGTCTTGTATCAAAAAGTCCATATTCGAGTTCATTCACAAAATCTTGAATTGCACGTATGTACCCTATCGCTTGCTCACGTCCATGTGTGGCTATAAATTGATCAATTGTCGTTTCATCCAAAGGTCGATTATTCTCGCCTTGAATGCGCCAGTTTTGACTAAAATCGTCTGCGTGGTCCAAAATAACACCTCTCAACAGAAACTTATACATAATAATACAAAAGTTGTCAAGCATTAAAAACAGAAAATCCGAGGAATGGAAGAAAATAAAAAGAAGCCGGAATACTGGGAGTTACCGCCGATTGAGCCGTCCACTCCGATAACAAGTTACCAGGTATTCTCACTGCTAAACGACCTGGAGCAGTGCATTGGCGGCGCGCCCGAGCAACTCGAAAAGATCAACAATTTAGACAGGCGTTGCACCAGTTGGAGTTGGCTTGCCGAAGAAGCAGAAAATGAAGCGGAAGAGGACAGTGGTTAATTTAAGAACCAATACATGGTGAGGACTAAAAACAAAAAACGCCGTAAATCATTTATTTACAGCGCTTTTGATCCTAATTGAATAATACTTGGCGGAGAGTTAGGGAACAATAATCTGTCCAACGTCCGCTGTAAATCAATGCTTTGTATTTCTATTCAATTTGAGGTCACCTAATAGATCACCCTTAAATAATCAAATCGCTTGTGCTTGATAAACAAAGATAAATATTTTAAATATAAAACTACAAACCTTACACAAAGGAATTCAAAGACGCGTTAGTCGCTAATGCGCATCTGGAAGCATGTCGGTTCGACTCTGGTTTAGAGTATTATTTTAGGCAAGTTGTCAAAATTATTGACACTTTCTTTTATTGAGAATGCAAAGTCTTGGAAAATCTTCTGGTTAACGATACAGAAAATTTTGTTAAAACTTAAATAATGATGTTTAGGTATTCATGCAAATGTCAAGTGTTAAAAATTGATTTGAAAAGGGCAAACTTATCTATCCAATAATTTTATTGGTACATTGCGCAATGGCTTACAACAAAAATATGGAAGTTGACCATTTATCTTTTGGCGCGACCAACCATATCAAGGCGGCCTTTTTTTATAGAGTTCTGGGTGCAGGTGATTTCATTAACGGTTTGTCAGGTAACGGATTAAGTAAAAAATATGATTTTCAAGAAATCAAGATTGCGAAAGCTGCATTGTAATATTATATCACCGAGCCGTTTGAATTGACGCGGAATTATGCGAAGGAATGGCAAGCTGAATTGTTTGTAAACCGGTAGCTGATTTCAACGTTAAAATTTTGATCATCTAAGATATTTTGTGCATCAATTTTTGTGGTAACCTTATTATCAGTGAACAGATCCGCTGACATTACATACTTTTTTTGTATCGGGAAATTAGTACCAACCGTAACGAATTCTGATTGTCAAATAAATATGGGCCTTGTTGTTCACTAACATTCGCTATGGGTGGCCCTGAATCACAGCTAGAAAGGGGAAAACCCCATTACTCGAAAACGCAATCAATGCAGTCATTTTATTTGTTGCAATGTGATTATGCAATAGCGTATTACAACGGGTGATTCCTGCCTGTAATGCAATTTATAAAGACTATTCCGCCAAAATATCCAATCGACCGCAGTCGCAGAAAATATTGACTGATCTTGAACGTAACAGAAATTAAGCCGGTAGCCCTCGATTATTCAACTTCTACACGGAATTGTCTGGGTATTGGTCCTTTAGTCTTATATGGTTTAATATAAGGGGCCGTATAGCGGAAATAGACGTTGGTTTTTTGTTGGATATTAAAAAAAAGAGAAATATTTTAATATTAAAAATGAATAAATTTATATATTTATAAAAAATAGAAGGAATATTAGTGATTCTTTCGTTTTTTTATGTAATCTAAGCTCTATTATAAATTATGTGGTATTTTTTCAGCCGATTTCTGGAAGTTCGTAGCAATTGTCCGGAAATAGTGTTCCTCATGACCCGAATTCTTAATGTATCCATAACAGCGACAACTTTGACTGAGGAACTTGAAGAACACCCCGATTACCCAAGTTTATTAAGTGTCAGTGACGTTTTGGCTAATTACGGAATAAACAATATCAGCCTCAGTTTCAAGCCGGAAAAGCTGACCAGTGTACCTGTTCCGTTTATTACCCAGATCAAAGGCATAAAGGATAATCTTGATTTTTTTACTATTGTTAAGGCGATAGATTCAGAAGAGATTTGCTTCTTTGATCCCGAAGACCATAAATGGGTTATAAAGCGAACCCCGGAATTTTTATCCAGGTGTTCCAATATAGTCCTACTGACAGAAGTAGGCTATGGCGCAGGTGATAAGGATTTTAAAGTTAAGGAAAAAGAGGAAAAACGGCGATCTATAGTCAATTCTGTAACTGGGCTTGCACTTCCAATTTTTGCTTTGCTGATTGCCTTAAACTGGATCGTTGTCGGTGGTACGGAGGCAATACCTTCATTTTTATACATTCTGCTGACTATGTGCGGCACGGCGGCGGGCATGTTACTGATTTGGTATGAGCATGATCAGCATAATCCATTGTTGCGTCAAATATGTAGTACGGGTAGCAAAGTTAACTGTGGGGCTGTACTTCAATCCTCCGGTGCTAAAATTTACGGTATTCCCTGGAGCAGAATTGGCTTCAGCTATTTTGCCGGTTTAGTGATGACTATGCTTTTTGAGGGAGGAATGAATCAAAATACCTTGGCGATCATTAGCTGGATAAATATATTAGCCTTGCCTTACATATTTTATTCTATTTATTACCAGGGGTATGTTATCAAGCAATGGTGTGTTTTGTGCCTTATTGTACAGGTGACATTGTTTCTTCAGTTCATTGTGTCCGCAAGCGCAGGCTGGTTGAGTTTATCTTTATTGGGTGTATTAAAAACGGAAACAGTGCTGCATCTGTTGATGTTTTTTTCCATCCCCTTTGTTACGCTCTCGATCTTTTTGCCGGCCTTAAATGCAAAAAAGGAAAAGAAAAACCTGAGCATTGAGTTACAGCGGTTAAAGCAGAACCCTATCGTATTTGAAGCAATGTTATCCAAGCAACGCTCGATTAATATAGACCCTTCGGGCTTAGGTATCACTCTTGGTAACCGAAATGCTTCCCGTAAATTGATTAAAGTTTGCAGCCCATATTGTAATCCTTGTGCTAAAGCGCATATACCAATGGAGGCATTGCTTAATAATAATGACGATCTGCAAATTCAAATTATCTTCACTGCTTCTCTAAACGAAAGTGATATCAAGCGAAAACCGGTAAGCCATTTACTGGCAATTGCCAATGGATTTAACGATGATACCATAAAAGGTGCCCTAGACGACTGGTATTTGGCCGAAAAAAAAGACTATGCGGCTTTTGCCCTCAAATATCCGATGAACGGTGAGCTCGCTAAACAGGAAGAAAAAATTCGCGCGATGTGGGAATGGTGTGAGGAATCTGAGATTGAATATACGCCAACTTTCTTTCTTTCCGGAAATTCAGTTAATGGTATTCCAAGTACAACCTATTACGAACTGCCGTTACTTTATAGTGTGGCTGATTTAAAATATTTTCTTTCTGTTTAACTCGAGTAAAAACAAAAGAGGATGACCGTAACATCTCCGGGTCTTAAAAAAGGCGATGAAAACAAATCTAAAATTTATCAAAATGAAAAAGCTAAAATTAATGGCAATCAATTTGGGCGCGGATGAGGTGCTTTCAAGGGTGCAATTAAAAAATGTATTGGGTGGTACAGTTACAACATCAACTGGTCAGGGAGTGCCTGCGTGTGTTGGGAAAGCATGTGATCCGGTAACGGGCAGTTTTTGTGATTCACTCTGTTTTTGTAACATCGATAGCCAGGGCAGGGACATCTGTGCTAAAAGATAGTTATGACCACGGTAGCCAGGCCAGCTACTGTGGTTTAATTTAATTCTTCGATTTCTTATCCAAAATAGCTAAGAAT from Mucilaginibacter sp. SJ includes:
- a CDS encoding vitamin K epoxide reductase family protein — encoded protein: MTRILNVSITATTLTEELEEHPDYPSLLSVSDVLANYGINNISLSFKPEKLTSVPVPFITQIKGIKDNLDFFTIVKAIDSEEICFFDPEDHKWVIKRTPEFLSRCSNIVLLTEVGYGAGDKDFKVKEKEEKRRSIVNSVTGLALPIFALLIALNWIVVGGTEAIPSFLYILLTMCGTAAGMLLIWYEHDQHNPLLRQICSTGSKVNCGAVLQSSGAKIYGIPWSRIGFSYFAGLVMTMLFEGGMNQNTLAIISWINILALPYIFYSIYYQGYVIKQWCVLCLIVQVTLFLQFIVSASAGWLSLSLLGVLKTETVLHLLMFFSIPFVTLSIFLPALNAKKEKKNLSIELQRLKQNPIVFEAMLSKQRSINIDPSGLGITLGNRNASRKLIKVCSPYCNPCAKAHIPMEALLNNNDDLQIQIIFTASLNESDIKRKPVSHLLAIANGFNDDTIKGALDDWYLAEKKDYAAFALKYPMNGELAKQEEKIRAMWEWCEESEIEYTPTFFLSGNSVNGIPSTTYYELPLLYSVADLKYFLSV